In Pedobacter heparinus DSM 2366, the following are encoded in one genomic region:
- a CDS encoding gluconate 2-dehydrogenase subunit 3 family protein: protein MNRREAVRSVAFLMGGALSATTIGVFLESCNSPSTKTNGTLFTDDQQKLITEVADIIIPTTSSPGAKAAGVGPFISMMVKDCYPDDAQKAFVKGLEDLDKQSKETYKKSFLELSVAQRQELLGKVRDETVAATKAEKENLDKQQQAEKDKQKTNPADAAKSQTENAGNISILPKDKPKMEPRFFAIIRDLTLLGYFTSEIGATQAYAFVEIPGRYDGCVDLKPGQRVWS from the coding sequence ATGAACAGAAGAGAAGCGGTGAGAAGTGTTGCCTTTTTAATGGGCGGCGCACTATCGGCAACTACAATTGGCGTATTTTTAGAAAGTTGCAATTCACCATCCACTAAAACAAACGGAACTTTATTTACCGACGATCAGCAAAAGCTGATCACCGAAGTTGCAGACATTATTATTCCTACCACCAGCTCTCCCGGGGCCAAAGCCGCAGGAGTTGGGCCATTCATCAGCATGATGGTTAAAGACTGTTATCCCGATGATGCGCAAAAGGCTTTTGTGAAAGGGCTGGAGGACCTGGACAAGCAGTCGAAGGAAACCTACAAGAAATCTTTTCTGGAACTGAGCGTGGCACAACGCCAGGAACTGCTGGGTAAAGTAAGGGATGAAACAGTTGCAGCTACCAAGGCCGAAAAGGAAAATCTTGACAAGCAGCAGCAGGCCGAAAAAGATAAACAAAAGACAAATCCGGCAGATGCCGCCAAATCGCAGACAGAGAATGCGGGCAACATTTCGATCTTACCGAAGGACAAGCCTAAAATGGAACCTCGTTTTTTTGCCATCATCAGGGATTTAACGTTACTGGGCTATTTTACTTCAGAGATAGGTGCTACACAAGCATACGCTTTTGTAGAGATCCCGGGCCGTTACGATGGTTGTGTAGACCTGAAACCAGGTCAGAGAGTTTGGTCGTAA
- a CDS encoding GMC oxidoreductase: MSNLNTKATAQNTYDAIVVGSGISGGWAAKELTEKGLKVLLLERGRNIEHIKDYTTAMKKPWEFEHRGKLTEEQKATHPVQKRDYPYTEFNESFWVNDLECPYTEVKRFDWYRGFHVGGKSLMWGRQSYRFSDLNFEDNLKDGHGVDWPIRYKDIAPWYDYVEKFAGISGQAEGWPALPDGQFLPPMEMNCVEKEVKKRIEAKWNKSRIMTIGRTANLTVPHGGRGSCQYRNLCSRGCPFGAYFSTQSSTLPAAVATGNLTLRPFSLVNTIIYDKETQKAKGVVVIDSETKETTEYFAKIVFVNGSTLASTFILLNSVSDEHPNGLGNGSGQLGHNLMDHHFRCGANGRIEGFDDKYTYGKRANGIYIPRYRNMGNDKRDYVRGFGYQGGGSRGNWHADVAEMAFGGEFKDQMTVPGSWNMGLGGFGESLPYFENRVYIDKSKKDKWGQPVLAIDCEFKDNERKMRVDMMNDAAEMLEASGAKDVKTFDNGSAPGMAIHEMGTARMGHDPKTSILNKWNQMHEVKNVFVTDGSCMASAACQNPSLTYMALTARACDFAVSELKKGNL; encoded by the coding sequence ATGAGCAATTTAAATACTAAAGCAACTGCGCAGAACACTTATGATGCGATTGTTGTAGGATCTGGGATTAGCGGCGGCTGGGCAGCAAAAGAACTGACAGAAAAAGGTTTAAAAGTTTTACTGCTGGAAAGAGGCAGAAACATTGAACATATAAAAGATTATACCACGGCCATGAAAAAGCCCTGGGAATTTGAACACAGGGGTAAACTGACTGAAGAACAGAAGGCCACGCACCCTGTACAGAAAAGAGACTATCCTTATACAGAATTTAACGAAAGCTTTTGGGTGAACGACCTGGAATGCCCTTATACAGAGGTAAAGCGTTTCGACTGGTACCGTGGCTTTCATGTGGGTGGCAAATCACTGATGTGGGGCCGTCAGAGCTACCGCTTCAGCGACCTGAACTTTGAGGATAACCTGAAAGACGGACATGGGGTAGACTGGCCGATCCGCTACAAGGACATTGCGCCATGGTACGATTACGTGGAGAAATTTGCCGGGATAAGCGGACAGGCAGAAGGCTGGCCGGCATTACCTGACGGACAGTTTTTACCGCCCATGGAAATGAACTGCGTAGAGAAAGAGGTAAAAAAACGAATTGAAGCCAAATGGAACAAATCAAGGATCATGACCATTGGCCGCACGGCGAACCTTACGGTACCCCACGGCGGACGTGGCAGTTGCCAATACCGCAACCTGTGTAGCAGGGGCTGTCCTTTTGGTGCTTACTTTAGTACCCAATCATCTACCCTTCCGGCGGCTGTGGCTACCGGAAACTTAACACTTCGTCCTTTTTCGCTGGTAAATACCATCATTTACGATAAAGAAACACAAAAAGCAAAAGGCGTGGTTGTGATCGATTCCGAAACCAAAGAAACGACAGAATACTTTGCAAAGATTGTATTTGTAAACGGCTCTACACTTGCCTCGACCTTCATTTTATTGAATTCTGTATCTGATGAACATCCCAACGGATTGGGCAATGGCAGCGGACAGCTGGGCCATAATTTAATGGACCACCATTTCCGTTGCGGTGCCAACGGGCGGATTGAAGGTTTTGACGATAAATATACTTACGGCAAACGGGCCAATGGCATTTACATTCCGAGGTATCGGAACATGGGCAATGATAAACGTGACTATGTGAGGGGCTTTGGTTACCAGGGCGGCGGAAGTAGAGGTAACTGGCATGCCGATGTAGCAGAAATGGCTTTCGGTGGCGAGTTTAAAGACCAGATGACCGTACCTGGCTCCTGGAATATGGGCCTGGGTGGTTTTGGTGAATCGCTCCCTTATTTTGAAAACAGGGTGTATATCGATAAGAGCAAGAAAGACAAATGGGGACAACCTGTACTGGCCATTGATTGCGAGTTTAAAGATAACGAACGTAAAATGCGGGTAGACATGATGAACGATGCCGCTGAAATGCTGGAGGCATCTGGTGCAAAAGATGTTAAAACTTTTGACAATGGCTCGGCACCGGGCATGGCCATTCATGAAATGGGTACGGCACGTATGGGCCACGATCCTAAAACATCTATACTGAACAAATGGAACCAGATGCACGAAGTAAAAAATGTTTTTGTAACAGATGGTTCATGTATGGCCTCTGCTGCCTGTCAGAACCCATCATTAACATATATGGCTTTAACTGCAAGG